A genome region from Geoalkalibacter ferrihydriticus DSM 17813 includes the following:
- a CDS encoding elongation factor P — MILTNDLKRGLVIQLDQAPCLVLDVSFQSPSARGGNTLVKTKYRNLLTNQVLEKAFKAGDKVDEADFERRKGQFLYPSGDGGVFMDLENYEQYELNEELFTPVQGYLLEGAEVTLGVFQGQVVSVDPPMVVELVVTETAPAIKNATATAQTKEALLETGLRLQVPGYLESGEKIKVDTRDGRFVSRA; from the coding sequence ATGATCCTTACCAATGATCTCAAGCGCGGGCTGGTCATTCAGCTTGATCAGGCGCCGTGTCTGGTGCTCGATGTCAGCTTTCAGTCGCCCTCGGCGCGTGGCGGCAATACCCTGGTCAAGACCAAGTACCGCAATCTGCTTACAAACCAGGTTCTGGAGAAAGCCTTCAAGGCCGGCGACAAGGTCGACGAGGCCGATTTCGAGAGGCGCAAAGGCCAGTTTCTCTACCCTTCCGGCGATGGCGGGGTGTTCATGGATCTGGAGAATTACGAGCAGTACGAATTGAACGAAGAACTTTTCACCCCCGTGCAGGGCTATCTGCTGGAAGGCGCCGAAGTGACCCTGGGCGTGTTTCAGGGGCAGGTGGTGAGTGTTGATCCGCCCATGGTGGTGGAACTGGTGGTGACGGAAACCGCGCCGGCCATCAAGAACGCCACGGCGACCGCCCAGACCAAGGAGGCATTGCTGGAAACCGGTTTGCGTTTGCAGGTGCCGGGTTATCTGGAGTCCGGGGAAAAGATCAAGGTCGATACCCGCGATGGGCGTTTCGTGTCGCGCGCCTGA
- the efp gene encoding elongation factor P encodes MYNCSDLKKGLKLMVDGEPHVIVAFDFTKPGKGQALYKCKLRNMITGSLFDRTYRSGESFEPASLEDRDMQYLYQDESGYVFMDQKNYEQVTLSAETLGDDKYFLIDNMDVKVLMFGDRAIGITLPNFVNLKITQTDPWVKGDTAAGNNKPATVETGYTLQVPSFVEEGDLIQIDTRTGSYNTRVKE; translated from the coding sequence ATGTACAACTGTTCCGACCTCAAGAAGGGCCTCAAGCTCATGGTCGACGGCGAGCCGCATGTCATTGTCGCCTTCGACTTCACCAAACCCGGCAAGGGTCAGGCCCTCTACAAATGCAAGCTGCGCAACATGATCACCGGCTCACTGTTCGATCGTACCTACCGCTCCGGCGAATCCTTCGAGCCCGCCAGCCTGGAAGACCGCGACATGCAGTACCTTTACCAGGACGAGTCCGGCTATGTCTTCATGGACCAGAAGAATTATGAGCAGGTCACCCTCAGCGCCGAGACCCTGGGCGACGACAAGTACTTTCTCATCGACAATATGGACGTGAAAGTCCTCATGTTCGGTGATCGCGCCATCGGTATCACCCTGCCCAACTTCGTCAACCTCAAGATCACCCAGACCGACCCTTGGGTCAAGGGCGACACCGCCGCGGGCAACAATAAACCGGCCACCGTCGAAACCGGCTACACCCTGCAAGTCCCAAGCTTCGTCGAGGAGGGCGATCTGATCCAGATCGACACGCGCACCGGATCTTACAATACCCGCGTCAAGGAATAA
- a CDS encoding SulP family inorganic anion transporter, whose translation MIHALHSIRLNWFFNLRGDVLAGMVVALALIPEAIAFSIIAGVDPKVGLYASFCIAVVTAFVGGRPGMISGATGAMALLMVLLVRDHGLQYLLAATVLTGLLQILAGVFRLGGLMRFVSRSVVIGFVNALAILIFLAQLPEITNVGWQVYALLAAGLGLIYLFPYVTRAIPSPLICIVGLTAFTVFFGVDVRTVGDMGALPDSLPVFLLPDIPLNLETLWIIFPYSVPLAIVGLLESMMTATIVDDLTDSASNKNRECVGQGVANIGAGFLGGMAGCAMIGQSVINIKSGGRGRLSTLLAGVFLLLMVVFVGDWVARIPMAALVAVMIMVAIGTFSWESIRNLRKNPKSSSIVMTSTVIVVVATHNLALGVMVGVLLSALFFAYKIGKILYVGTHLSEDGRVRHYQVIGQVFFTSAESFIASFDLKEAVEKVQIDVSRAHFWDITAVGALDKVILKFRREGTEVEIIGLNKASETMVDRFAVHDKPDAVERLMGH comes from the coding sequence ATGATCCATGCTTTGCACTCGATTCGGCTTAACTGGTTCTTCAATTTGCGTGGAGATGTTCTTGCGGGAATGGTCGTCGCCCTGGCGCTGATTCCCGAAGCCATCGCTTTTTCCATCATTGCCGGGGTCGACCCCAAGGTTGGCCTCTATGCTTCTTTCTGCATTGCCGTGGTCACGGCCTTTGTCGGTGGCCGCCCCGGCATGATTTCAGGTGCCACCGGCGCCATGGCGTTGCTCATGGTGTTGCTGGTGCGAGATCATGGTCTGCAGTATCTGCTTGCGGCGACTGTGCTGACGGGTCTGCTACAGATTCTGGCGGGTGTTTTTCGCCTGGGGGGGCTGATGCGTTTCGTGTCGCGCTCGGTGGTGATCGGTTTTGTCAACGCCCTGGCGATTCTCATCTTTCTGGCGCAATTACCGGAAATCACCAACGTCGGCTGGCAAGTTTATGCCCTGCTGGCGGCGGGTCTCGGCCTTATCTATCTCTTTCCCTATGTCACCCGGGCCATTCCCTCGCCACTGATCTGCATAGTCGGCCTGACGGCGTTTACGGTTTTTTTTGGTGTGGATGTGCGCACGGTGGGCGACATGGGGGCTTTGCCGGATAGCCTGCCGGTTTTTCTGCTCCCCGACATTCCGCTGAACCTTGAAACCCTCTGGATTATTTTCCCCTATTCAGTGCCTCTGGCGATTGTTGGTCTGCTCGAGTCGATGATGACCGCCACCATCGTTGACGACCTTACCGATTCTGCGAGTAACAAAAACCGTGAATGCGTCGGTCAGGGTGTGGCCAATATCGGCGCCGGATTTCTCGGCGGCATGGCTGGTTGCGCGATGATCGGCCAGTCTGTCATCAATATCAAATCAGGCGGCCGCGGGCGGCTCTCGACGCTGTTGGCCGGCGTGTTTCTGTTGCTGATGGTGGTGTTTGTCGGCGACTGGGTGGCGCGCATTCCCATGGCGGCACTGGTGGCGGTGATGATCATGGTGGCCATCGGTACCTTCAGCTGGGAGTCGATCCGCAATCTGCGCAAGAACCCCAAAAGTTCGAGCATCGTAATGACCTCGACTGTGATCGTGGTGGTCGCGACGCACAATCTGGCGCTGGGGGTTATGGTCGGGGTGCTGCTCAGTGCCCTGTTCTTTGCTTACAAGATCGGTAAAATTCTGTATGTTGGCACCCACCTGTCGGAGGATGGTCGGGTGCGCCACTATCAGGTTATCGGCCAGGTGTTTTTCACCTCCGCCGAAAGTTTTATCGCCTCTTTTGACTTGAAGGAGGCGGTGGAGAAGGTGCAAATTGACGTCAGTCGGGCCCACTTCTGGGACATTACCGCGGTCGGCGCCCTGGACAAGGTCATCCTCAAGTTCCGTCGTGAGGGCACCGAGGTCGAAATCATCGGCCTCAACAAGGCCAGCGAAACCATGGTCGATCGGTTTGCCGTGCATGACAAGCCCGACGCGGTCGAACGCCTCATGGGCCATTAA